GGGCGCGCTGCTGCTGGCGCTGCTGCTGTCCATGGGGGCGCGCGGCGTCTGGCGGCACGCCGGCGCGCCGGCCGCGCCCGACACGGTCATGGTCGTGCCGCCGGGCGCCAGCTCGCGGGCCATCGCGCGGCAGCTCCACGGCGCGGGCGTGCTGACGAGTCCGCGGGTCTTCGTCTGGGGGCTCCGTCTCGCCGGCGCCGCCGACGAACTCCGCGCCGGGCGCTACCGCTTCCGCCGCCCCAGCTCGCCGGCCCAGCTCGCGCGTCAGCTGCGCGCCGGCAGCACCGAGAAGGTCTGGCTCACGCTGCCCGAGGGACTCTGGCTCGACGAGGCCGTCGCGCAGATCGCCGCCCAGCTCGACCTCGACTCGCTCGAGCTGGCCGCGGCCGTGCGCGACCCGGCGCGCTGGCCGTCCCACGACTTCCTCGCGGGGCGGCCGAATCTCGAGGGCTTCCTGCTGCCGGAGACCTACGCCCTGGAGTACCCGGTCACGCCGGACGGTGTGCTGCGCGTCCTGCTGGACGCCTTCGACCGCAGCGTCACGCTGCTGCGCGGCCAGGCGCCGCCGGGCTGGACCCTGGACACCCTGGACTGGACCACGCTGGCGTCCATCGTGGAGGCGGAGGCCCAGCTGGCCGAGGAGCGGCCGCGCATCGCCGCGGTCTACCTGAACCGGCTGGCGCGGGGGATGAAGCTGGAGGCCGACCCCACGGTGATGTACGCGCTCGGCCGTCGAAAGCCGCGGCTCTACTTCAAGGACCTCGCCGTGGACTCGCCCTACAACACCTACCTCAACGCCGGCCTGCCGCCCGGTCCCATCTGCAGCCCGGGCCGCGCCAGCCTGGCGGCGCCGCTGGCCGCGGACCCGGCCGACTCCAGCCTCTACTTCGTGGCCGACGGACAGGGCGGCCATCGCTTCTCGGCCACCTTCGCCGAGCACCAGCGCAACGTGGCCGCCCTGCGGCGGCTGCAGAACGGACGCTGAGCCCGGCTGGCGGCCGTGCCCGCTTCTTGCTACCCTTTGAGCATGGACCTGCCCCCCCTCGACGACCAGCTTCGCGCCAAGGAGTCCCGCCTGCGGGACATCCTCGCCGGCGGCGGCCGTACCCTCCTCGCCTACTCGGGCGGGGTGGACTCGGGCTATCTGGCCGTGGTCGCGCATCGACTCCTGGGCGACGCCCTCACGGCCGTCCTCGCCGACTCGGCCTCGCTGGCCGACTGGGAGCGGGACGAGGCGCTGGACTTCGCGCGCGGGCAGTCCATCCCGGTGCGGGTGCTGGCCACCCACGAGATCGACAATCCCAGCTACCGGGCCAACGCCCCCGACCGCTGCTTCTTCTGCAAGCAGGAGCTCTTCCAGCACATGGAGGCGCTGGCGGCGGCGGAGGGTTTCGACACG
Above is a genomic segment from Candidatus Latescibacterota bacterium containing:
- the mltG gene encoding endolytic transglycosylase MltG → MRRALPLAGGALLLALLLSMGARGVWRHAGAPAAPDTVMVVPPGASSRAIARQLHGAGVLTSPRVFVWGLRLAGAADELRAGRYRFRRPSSPAQLARQLRAGSTEKVWLTLPEGLWLDEAVAQIAAQLDLDSLELAAAVRDPARWPSHDFLAGRPNLEGFLLPETYALEYPVTPDGVLRVLLDAFDRSVTLLRGQAPPGWTLDTLDWTTLASIVEAEAQLAEERPRIAAVYLNRLARGMKLEADPTVMYALGRRKPRLYFKDLAVDSPYNTYLNAGLPPGPICSPGRASLAAPLAADPADSSLYFVADGQGGHRFSATFAEHQRNVAALRRLQNGR